CCGCGGTGGAAGTGATCGATTCGCGCTACGAAAACTTCAAGTTTGATCTGGTGAGTGTGGTGGCAGACAACGCCTCCTCGACCCGCTTTATTACCGGTGGCCAGATGGCTGATGTCGCTGATGTGGATCTGAAAACCCTGGGCGTGGTGGTCGAGAAGAATGGCGAAGTGGTAGACGTTGGGGCCGGTGCCGCGGTTCTGGGCCATCCGGCTTCCAGTGTCGCCATGCTGGCCAATTTGCTGGCAGAGCGCGGTGAACACATCCCGGCTGGCACCTTCATCATGACCGGCGGTATTACCGCAGCCATCACGGTTGAGCCCGGTGACAACATCACGGTCCGATACCAGGGCCTGGGTACGGTATCCGCACGATTCGAATAAGGAGGTTTTATGCCTGTCGCCCAGATCAACATCCTGGAAGGCCGGTCTGATGAGCAAAAGGAAGCGCTCATCAGAGAGGTCACCGATGCGCTTTGCCGGTCGCTAGGGGCGCCTGTAGAGAGTGTCCGGATCATCATCAATGAAATGCCGAAGCAGCATTTCGGTATCGGTGGTCAATCCGCGAAGAAGCTGGGGCGCTGAGTCCCAGCTTCTGGACAGGCCCGTTTTGGAGGAAATCGTGGACAAGCTGCCGGTATTATTTGTCTCATGTGATGCACGAAGCCTAGAGGCTCAGCGACAAGCTGGTTCCGGACCAGCGAGGATGATCTGGGGGCAAAGTGTCAGGAGTGTCTTGCTGTTAAGCACGGACACAAGTCTCCAGGCGCCGGAGGTCACCCACCTGAAAGGGGATCATGAGCGTTCGGAGCGTGTCTTTTCTCTGCTCAGTTCCCGGGGCTTTGCTCCGGGTTTTCAGGATGAAACGTGTGAGGGTAGAGAGAATTTTCTTCGGGCGTTGCTTTCCGAAGAACCGGCGGACCTCTGTGAGCTCCGACTTAATACCGGGATGAGTGAAGGAGAGTACCGGCTTGTCGGGCAATGTCTGGAAACCATTCGGGAGCAGGGTGTCCTCGTGATCTGTCTGGATGACAAGCGCGAAAGCCAGGTATCGCTGCATGACCGGCACCTGCGTGAGATGATCAACGGCTGGGTTCAGGACCAGCAGTGGGGTGCCGCGATCTCGGTCAAGGGCGGCCTGTCCGGTAACAGGCATAACCGTAAACTGGAAGATCCAACCGTGTGCCTCCTCAACGCCGCGTTTACGCTTGGCGGATGTAAATTCCCTCAGCGGATGTTCAGCAGCGGTATGAATAATGCTGGCCAGATGCTGTCCGGATTTGGCTGGATGCGGTAATCCCAATGGCCGGGAAACAGTTGCTGTCGATGCCATTGCGCGATCTTGCTGATGGGCTCCGATCCCGGGACATGACAGCGGAGTCTCTGGTTGAAGCCTCGATAGAAGCCAGCAAGGACTGTGATAACCGAGCCTATATCAGCTGGCGCCCCGAGCCGGCATTGGAACTTGCCCGCGCCGCTGATCAAGTCAGGGCTGCCGGTGGTTCCACCGGGCCTTTGATGGGTATACCGGTATCGGTAAAGGACATGTTCGGGGTGTCGGGTTTTCCCACCTACGCCGGTTGTGCGAGAGCCTTGCCGAAAAGCTGGGAGGCTGAAGGGCCTCTGGTTCGAGCCTTGCAATCCCAACTTGCTCCGGTGGTGGGTAAAACCCACTGCGTGGAGTTCGCTTTCGGGGGGCTGGGAACAAACGCCCATTGGCCAACCCCCCAAAACCCCTGGTGCAAGAATGAGCATCGGGTGCCTGGCGGGTCGAGTTCAGGTGCCGGAGTGTCTTTGATCAATGGAACCGCGGCGCTGGCTCTGGGCACTGATACCGCCGGCTCTGTGCGTGTTCCTGCAGCAATGACGGGTGTGGCCGGCCTCAAGACCACAGGCGGGCGCTGGTCCACCCGCGGAATTGTTCCGCTGTCGAGCACCCTGGATACACCCGGTTTGCTGGCCCGTCGTGTTGAGGATCTGGCCTTTGCGTTCGAGGCGCTTGACCCGATGTTAGCTCGCAGAGGCGCCGGGATACCTGCCAGCCCGGACCTGTCCCATTTGACCCTGGGGGTTCCGGATGGTTTTTTTTGGGAGAATTGCAGTCCCGGCATTGCGGAAACTGTCGAAGCATCCCTTAAACAGCTTGAAGCTGCCGGCGCCCGGCTGGTGAAGTTTGAGTTGTCCGGTCTGGCAACGGTTCATTCAATGTTCCTCAAGGGCGGCGTGGCAGCACCGGAACTGGCGGCTTTAATCAGGGAAGAGCTACCGGATTACAGATCGTCGCTTGATCCCGATGTGGCGGCCAGGCTTCACAAAGCCGAGGGATTACCCGCGTGGGAGTACATTCAACGCCGTACCCTGATTGATCGTTTGTCTGCTCAGGCGGCCGAAGAACTATCAACAGTGGATGCTCTTCTGACACCGACGGTTACGCTTACGCCGCCAACCGTGAGCAGTCTGGCGGACCCTGATGCCTATGTAGCGGCCAATATGCAGGTTCTGCGCAACACAGCCGTGGCGAATTATCTGGGCCTGTGTGGGCTGAGTTTGCCGGTCGGTTTCGATTCGATGGGTTTGCCGGTAGGGCTTCAATTGTTGATGGGGCCCTGGCGGGAAGAGCGGCTGCTGGCAGTCGGTCAGGCCGTTGAGCGCTGCCTCGGCACAGGTCCTGATATAATGGGCCTGGCGCCTGCAGACTAACGGCTTGTCTGCTTCCTCTGGGTGTCAAATTCGGCGGGCATTTTCTGAGCGGTGAGGTTCCCTTGGCAGGTCTGAAGATTTTAATGATGGGTGCCGGTGGCATTGGTGGATATTACGCGGCAAGACTCGCCCAGGCGGGACACGAGCTGGTCCTGACCGCGCGTGGTGATCATCTCAAGGCGTTGAAAACCGGTGGCCTGACTGTGGATTATGAAGGCGAGATTCTGCATCAGGCACTGCCGGCCTTTTCCCACACAGAGCTGATGCAGAAGCATGAACCCGATGACTTTGATCTGATCGTCATCGCCCTGAAGTCCACGGCGACAGCGCCGGTCATGGATGAGATTTCCGATTGGCTGGAGAACGCGTCTGTTCCGATACTGTCGCTCCAGAACGGGGTCGACAACGAGCCGGTGATTGCCGGGGTGGTTGGTGAGGATCGGGTACTGGGTGGGCTTGCGGTGCGCATTGGCGGCCACATTACCGAACCCGGGCATGTGTTCGCCGAGGGCGTTGCCCAGGTTGTGATGGGTGCCTGGCCCAGGCAGCGACCTGACGATCCCCGCGTTTCCCTGCTCAGACGGTTGGAAGCATTGTTCAACGCGGCCGGCATTCCAACCACCGTCTCTGAAAACATCCGTTACGAACTCTGGCGCAAGCTGGTGATCAACAACGGTGTGAATCCGCTGTCCGCCCTGACCGGTCTTGATACCCGGAGCCTCACACACCACCCAGAATTCCGGAAGATTGTCCATGGAATGATGGCGGAAACAGTGGCTGCATCGGAGGCCGACGACGTCAACCTCGGGCCGGAGGATCTGGCCGAGATGTTCGACCTGATCAGCAACTTCAACGCCATCAAGACGTCCATGCTGGTCGACAAGGAAAAAGGGCGGCCCCTCGAACTGGACAGTATCGCCGGTGCCGTCCTGAGACGCTGCGAGACCCTGGGCATTGAGGCGCCATACACCGGGACGGTGAACGCCCTGCTGACCCATTCGCAGAATTAGCGGTCCGTGAGCTTCAGCTCAATTCGCCGGTTTCTCTGAAGTGCCTCCGGCGAGGTGCCTTCCGCCACCGGGAAGAACTCGCCAAAGCCGGCAGCCGCCATGCGCCGTTCCGGAACCCCCTGGTCGGCCAGGTAGCGAACGACTGCAACCGCCCGGGCGGTGGACAGCTCCCAGTTGGAAGGGAATCTCGGGGTGTTGATAGGTATGACATCGGTATGGCCGTCAATTCTCAGAATCCAGTCAACGTCATCAGGAATCCTGGCTGAAACATCCAGCAGTAAATCCGCAAGCTTGTCCAGCTCTCGCCGGCCTTCCTCGCCCAGTTCCGCCGAGGCCGAAGCAAACAGCAGTTCCGAGGGCAGCAGGAAGCGGTCGCCGACAATCCGGACGTTCTCGTTACCTGCCAGAATATCCCGCAGACGGGCAAAGAATTCCGACTGATACTGTTCCAGCTGGCTGACCCGCTCCGCCAGCAGGGTATTCAGCCGTCGACTGACCTGCTCCAGTTCCTGCTCTTTCTCGGCGGTCATCTGTTCCTGGAGCTCCAGTGCGGAGGCAATCTGTCTGAGTTGTTCCCGGAGTGAGGCAATCTGGTTGGACAGCCTCAGGATCATGGCCTGCTGGCTGGCGGACATTTCGTCTTTCTCGTCGATGGACTCTTCCAATCTGGCCAGCCGTTCCGACTGGGCATCGGCCATGGCGGTCTGCCGCATCAGCTGTTCGCGGGTGGATTCAAGCTGACCAACCAGGCTGTCGTTGCGAGCCTGAACACTGGTCAGCTGTTCTTCCAGCGCTTCGCTTCGGCTTTCCTCAAGGCCCAACAGCTCCGAGAGTTCGTTCAACTGGGCATTCAGGCGCGCAAGCTGGGTATCCCGGTCGGACAGGGTCTGGGACAGGTAGAGCTGGCTAACCACGTACACCAGCAGCATGAAGATCACCAGCATCAGAAGAGCCGAGAGGGCATCCACATACCCCGGCCAGACGTTGGTGGTGCTGCGGCTTCGGCGCCTGGATCCAATCATGACAGGTCTTTCTCGCTATCTACGCGGTCTACCAGGTTGGTCACGCCGGTCAGCCACTCCTCGAGACCGTCATAAAAGCGGTTCTGGGCATGACCAGCCTGGATGTCCAGAAAGCCAAGTATCAGTGAGCCGCCAAGGCCTAGCAGGGAGGAACTGAACGCCGTGCCCATGCCCTCCAGGGGTGTAAGCAGGCCTTCCTGAAGCTCCGCGAACACTTTGCCGAAGTCTTCCTGGCTCATGTCCAGGCCCGTGATGACCTGGCCGACCGAGTTGATGGTGCCCAGCAGGCCCCAGAAGGTGCCCAAAAGCCCCAGAAATACCAGGAGGCTGATGAAATAGCGGGTGATTTCCCGCTGTTCGTCCATGCGGGAGTGGATACCATCGAGTACGGTTCGCAGGGACAGGGTGGACAGCGTGAA
This genomic stretch from Marinobacter salsuginis harbors:
- a CDS encoding 2-hydroxymuconate tautomerase, which translates into the protein MPVAQINILEGRSDEQKEALIREVTDALCRSLGAPVESVRIIINEMPKQHFGIGGQSAKKLGR
- a CDS encoding amidase; the protein is MAGKQLLSMPLRDLADGLRSRDMTAESLVEASIEASKDCDNRAYISWRPEPALELARAADQVRAAGGSTGPLMGIPVSVKDMFGVSGFPTYAGCARALPKSWEAEGPLVRALQSQLAPVVGKTHCVEFAFGGLGTNAHWPTPQNPWCKNEHRVPGGSSSGAGVSLINGTAALALGTDTAGSVRVPAAMTGVAGLKTTGGRWSTRGIVPLSSTLDTPGLLARRVEDLAFAFEALDPMLARRGAGIPASPDLSHLTLGVPDGFFWENCSPGIAETVEASLKQLEAAGARLVKFELSGLATVHSMFLKGGVAAPELAALIREELPDYRSSLDPDVAARLHKAEGLPAWEYIQRRTLIDRLSAQAAEELSTVDALLTPTVTLTPPTVSSLADPDAYVAANMQVLRNTAVANYLGLCGLSLPVGFDSMGLPVGLQLLMGPWREERLLAVGQAVERCLGTGPDIMGLAPAD
- a CDS encoding ketopantoate reductase family protein encodes the protein MAGLKILMMGAGGIGGYYAARLAQAGHELVLTARGDHLKALKTGGLTVDYEGEILHQALPAFSHTELMQKHEPDDFDLIVIALKSTATAPVMDEISDWLENASVPILSLQNGVDNEPVIAGVVGEDRVLGGLAVRIGGHITEPGHVFAEGVAQVVMGAWPRQRPDDPRVSLLRRLEALFNAAGIPTTVSENIRYELWRKLVINNGVNPLSALTGLDTRSLTHHPEFRKIVHGMMAETVAASEADDVNLGPEDLAEMFDLISNFNAIKTSMLVDKEKGRPLELDSIAGAVLRRCETLGIEAPYTGTVNALLTHSQN
- a CDS encoding peptidoglycan -binding protein yields the protein MIGSRRRSRSTTNVWPGYVDALSALLMLVIFMLLVYVVSQLYLSQTLSDRDTQLARLNAQLNELSELLGLEESRSEALEEQLTSVQARNDSLVGQLESTREQLMRQTAMADAQSERLARLEESIDEKDEMSASQQAMILRLSNQIASLREQLRQIASALELQEQMTAEKEQELEQVSRRLNTLLAERVSQLEQYQSEFFARLRDILAGNENVRIVGDRFLLPSELLFASASAELGEEGRRELDKLADLLLDVSARIPDDVDWILRIDGHTDVIPINTPRFPSNWELSTARAVAVVRYLADQGVPERRMAAAGFGEFFPVAEGTSPEALQRNRRIELKLTDR
- a CDS encoding MotA/TolQ/ExbB proton channel family protein, with product MSNPKHTLFWMTLFLGVVAIVGALIHKPLISAFMANWVFNLLILGVLIVGIALTYRQVFVLFPELKWVAQFRTGHAGLSVVQEPKLLKPLARQLGEDATKDRFTLSTLSLRTVLDGIHSRMDEQREITRYFISLLVFLGLLGTFWGLLGTINSVGQVITGLDMSQEDFGKVFAELQEGLLTPLEGMGTAFSSSLLGLGGSLILGFLDIQAGHAQNRFYDGLEEWLTGVTNLVDRVDSEKDLS